The segment GACACGTCGCCGTAGACGATGAGCCGCATCAAGCTCATGCGGTTGTCCATCTCCCGGAAACTGGGACGATCGGCGCCGGCCGGGAAAGACTGAATGCGATTGACCGCTGACTCGATATCGTTCAACGCCTGCGCCATGTCCGTACCGGAATCCATTTGAACCCGCACGGACGCTATTCCCGGGGCCGCCACGGACTTGACCGCCTTCACGTCATCCAGTCCGCTGACCTGATCCTCGATCTTGACGACGATCGACTCCTCGATCTCCTCCGGCGTGGCGCCTGGATAGGCCATCGACACTTCAATGTGATAGAAGGGCGTGGTGGGCCAAGCTTCCCGGTCGAGGCCGGTCAGCGAAACCAAGCCCGCGGCTACGATGGCCCACATCAACAGATTGGCGGCCACGCTGTTGCCCGCCATGTAGGCGATCGGACCGGACGCTTCTTTATGATTGCCGTTATCCATGCTCATGGGGTCTGGCCGGTCTCAGTCTGGACGCGCATGCCTTCCGTCGTAAACCGGATCCCGCCGGTGACGGCGGCCTGGCCGTCTTCGAGATCACCCGTCACATACGCTCTATCGCCGTTACGCTGCAGTACCTGCACCGGAACGATATGCACTGCGCCGGCATCACGCACGATCCAGATCTCGTTGCCTGATTGCAGCGCCGCTCGCGGAACCAGATAATAATCATCCCGCTCAAGACCGTTGATTTCCACCTCGACGTATTTACCAACCAGCAGGGGGGGACTGCCGCCAGGACGAGCCGTGCCGTCCAAGGGCTGCCCCGATCGAAAGGGATCCGGTACGCGTACGATCACGTCGATGGTGCGCGTTTGCCGGTCTAGGTATGGCTCGCTTCGGTCCACGTAACCGGTCCAGGCATAGGATCCTTCACCGAAACGGGCCACCACGCGCGCACCGATGCTCCGGTTCCCGTCGCCCGCCGAAAGCGACCACAACCCAGGTATTAATGCGGCATCGGAATCGGATAGCGGCACGACGACTTCCACGGCATCGGCGGCGAAAACGCTTGCGACCGGCTGGCCGGCGGCAACGATCTGCCCCACATCCACGGATTCTTCCTGTACGAAGCCGTCGAAGGGTGCGGTTACGTGGGTTCTGGACAGGGCGAGATTGGCCTCGGCGAGTCGGGCTTCATCGCGATCCAGTGCGGCTCGGGCCGCCTTCAGCTGCGGATCCCTCAACGCGAGTGGATTTGCGTTGTCGTCCGAAGACGCATTCCCTTTGCGCGCGGTGTAGAGATCGTGCTGCGCACGGGCAATCGACGCCTGTTCCTCCTCCCGCAGCAAGGCCAGTTGACTGGCCGCGAGACTGGCCTCCGCTTCCCGCACCCGGTACCGGTAGTCGACCTCCTCGATGCGGAAGAGCGTATCCCCCGCCGCGATCCGGCCGCCACTCAGGAACCCCGGGTCTACCCACGCGATTCTGCCGCCTACCTGCGTAACGACATCGATCTCCGCGCTCGGTCTGACCGTGCCGGAACCGAACACCGGAACGGGTCCGGATCCCGCGGTGACCAGGCCGGTCTGAACGAAGGGAATCTGGGGCGGTTGTTCGGTGCGCTTCGGCTCCGGGGCCAGCGAAATCAACAGGGCGGCCAATGCCAGGGAAACGCCGAGTATGCCGCCGGCAACGAGAAAACTGGTTAAACGCGACATGGCTAATCACTCCGTTGGAGGACGGGCAGGGAGACGCCCGTCCGGCTGGGTCTGCCGCAGCATGAGGCGCTCACTGTCGTTGGCGGTCCAGGTGCCGCCCAGTGCACGATGCAGGGCGAGACGGGCGTAACCCAGGTCACGTTCCGCCGCCGCAAGCATGGACTGCGCGGCCAATCGGGACTGTTCCGCCGCCAGGAACGATTCGTAAGCACCCACACCCGATACGTATCTCTGCTCCTGCAGTGCCGATTCGGACCGGGATTCATCGGAGATGGCGGCCAGCAGCGCATGTCTGCGGCGGCTGGCGTCGAGTCCCACCAGGGCCGATTCGACTTCGTTTACCGCGGTGACCACGGAGCGTCCGTAAGCGGCCGCGGCCACGTTCAGCCGTGCCTCCGCGATTGCTATATTGTTCCGGATCCGGGAGCCTTGGAATACGGGACCCAGCAGGTTCGCGGTGAGGTTCCTGAACCACTGATTGGGGTCGAACCATTCGCTCGATTCGGTGCTCTGCAGGCCGATCGCGCCCTGCAGAGACAACCTCGGCAGCAGGTCGGCGCGCCGAGCGCCGACGGAAAACCGCGCCGCCTCCACCCGCTGCAATGCCGCGAGCACATCGGGCCGCTGGACCATGAGATCGGCCGGAATGCCCGCGGGGACGGGGTCGAGTGAAGGCGAAGGACCGGCGGAATCGGACAGCGTATGTGCCAGGTCGGCCCGGAAGCCGCCCATGAGTATCCAAAGGCGCCCCTCGGCGTCCGCACGCAGCGCTTCGATCTGCGGCAGTTCAGCCTGGGCTTCGCGCAGTCTGCGCCTCGCCGCATGGAGATCCCCTAATTCGATCAGTCCCCGCTCGTACCGGGACTCGGCAAGCGATTCCTGTTGTTGCAGGACGGCCACGATCTCGCCGGCCAGCCCCTGTTGCCGGCGCAGACTGGAAATCTCCAGATAGGTACGGACGGTCTCGGCCAGCACCCCCATGCGCGCACTGAGATAGTCCGCCTCGGTGGCCGCCAGTTCGGCCTCGGCGGATCGCGTATCGTTGCCGTTGCGGCCCCAGAAATCGAGTTCGTAGGCGAATTCCATGCTTAGAGTATAGGTGGTGAGTCCCAGACGGTCGGGAATCTCCACGCCCGCCGCGCTCAGGG is part of the Gemmatimonadota bacterium genome and harbors:
- a CDS encoding efflux RND transporter periplasmic adaptor subunit; this translates as MSRLTSFLVAGGILGVSLALAALLISLAPEPKRTEQPPQIPFVQTGLVTAGSGPVPVFGSGTVRPSAEIDVVTQVGGRIAWVDPGFLSGGRIAAGDTLFRIEEVDYRYRVREAEASLAASQLALLREEEQASIARAQHDLYTARKGNASSDDNANPLALRDPQLKAARAALDRDEARLAEANLALSRTHVTAPFDGFVQEESVDVGQIVAAGQPVASVFAADAVEVVVPLSDSDAALIPGLWSLSAGDGNRSIGARVVARFGEGSYAWTGYVDRSEPYLDRQTRTIDVIVRVPDPFRSGQPLDGTARPGGSPPLLVGKYVEVEINGLERDDYYLVPRAALQSGNEIWIVRDAGAVHIVPVQVLQRNGDRAYVTGDLEDGQAAVTGGIRFTTEGMRVQTETGQTP
- a CDS encoding efflux transporter outer membrane subunit; protein product: MVRCSVLASILLLSACSLAPNRNFPVLESVPETPGAFAAGVADSGAYRPLAWWKSFEDPVLDRVVEEVLSSNFDLAGAVARVQQARSRAGVARASAFPLLQPSVSVNEFDGPTNAGIGAQLEEVGLDPEALSAAGVEIPDRLGLTTYTLSMEFAYELDFWGRNGNDTRSAEAELAATEADYLSARMGVLAETVRTYLEISSLRRQQGLAGEIVAVLQQQESLAESRYERGLIELGDLHAARRRLREAQAELPQIEALRADAEGRLWILMGGFRADLAHTLSDSAGPSPSLDPVPAGIPADLMVQRPDVLAALQRVEAARFSVGARRADLLPRLSLQGAIGLQSTESSEWFDPNQWFRNLTANLLGPVFQGSRIRNNIAIAEARLNVAAAAYGRSVVTAVNEVESALVGLDASRRRHALLAAISDESRSESALQEQRYVSGVGAYESFLAAEQSRLAAQSMLAAAERDLGYARLALHRALGGTWTANDSERLMLRQTQPDGRLPARPPTE